A region of Periophthalmus magnuspinnatus isolate fPerMag1 chromosome 13, fPerMag1.2.pri, whole genome shotgun sequence DNA encodes the following proteins:
- the rabgef1l gene encoding RAB guanine nucleotide exchange factor (GEF) 1, like — MNTMSQRTERRGIHLDQSELLCKKGCGFYGNTAWQGLCSKCWREENQRERQKQIQEDWELAERLQREEEEAYVSRQRTPQSQPAITPFSKFEERKTKEKSSKVNTVTKFFTPSTKTPPKKDAFDSQSTPSPSSSSSRHSSADTDHATREFIDFLKPLKSGREIFKQCRAFTESMVYKREMGADELSECVQDFYQNLSDRLQTQFKGSTEHVENVMDAVEKYMMTRLYKEVFCPETTDDEKKDLAIQKRIRALHWVTIEMLCVPVDEEIPEVSDSVVKAITDVIEMDSKRVPKDKLSCITRCSKHIFNAIKISKKEAASADDFLPTLIYIVLKANPPRLQSNIQYITRFCNPSRLMTGEDGYYFTNLCCAVAFIEKLDGQSLNLSTEEFELYMSGQASPHWPQGASASTESPGSSALNQVHKRLDLLTGLGERQDRVIEKARQLESDLIDWTDEVEQKVQNVLESFPQDLPNPATSTSASAIDSENVENELLPPPLQPQVFAG; from the exons A TGAACACAATGAGCCAGCGAACTGAACGGCGTGGAATCCATTTGGACCAATCCGAGCTTCTCTGCAAAAAAGGATGTGGTTTTTATGGCAACACTGCTTGGCAGGGTCTCTGCTCAAAGTGCTGGAGAGAGGAAAACCAAcgagaaagacaaaaacaaattcaaGAGGACTGGGAACTTGCTGAAAG GCtgcagagagaagaagaagaagcttatgtgagcagacagaggacaccaCAATCTCAACCAGCTATAACACCCTTCAGCAAgtttgaagaaagaaaaacaaaagaaaaatccagCAAAGTCAACACAGTCACAAAGTTTTTTACTCCTTCAACCAAGACTCCACCAAAAAAAG ATGCTTTTGACTCTCAGTCCACTCCAAGTCCTAGTTCTTCATCAAGTCGTCATTCTTCAGCTGACACAGACCATGCAACAAGAGAGTTTATAGACTTTCTTAAGCCACTGAAGTCTGGCAGGGAGATTTTTAAACAATGTCGGGCTTTCACTGAAAGCATGGTGTATAAGCGA GAAATGGGTGCTGATGAATTGTCAGAGTGTGTCCAGGATTTTTACCAAAACTTATCTGACCGCTTGCAGACACAATTTAAAG GTTCCACTGAACATGTCGAGAATGTTATGGATGCAGTTGAAAAATATATGATGACTCGACTGTACAAAGAGGTTTTTTGTCCCGAGACCACTGATGATGAAAAGAAGGATTTGGCAATTCAGAAAAGGATTAG GGCCTTGCATTGGGTCACAATTGAGATGCTGTGTGTTCCTGTAGATGAGGAGATTCCAGAGGTCTCAGACAGTGTGGTCAAAGCAATCACAG ATGTCATTGAAATGGATTCCAAGCGTGTGCCGAAAGACAAGCTCAGTTGTATAACTCGCTGCAGCAAGCACATctttaatgcaataaaaatcAGCAAAAAGGAGGCAGCATCAGCAGACGACTTTCTCCCCACACTAATTTACATAGTCCTGAAAGCAAACCCTCCACGACTGCAGTCCAACATCCAATACATCACTCGCTTTTGCAACCCCAGCAGGCTCATGACTGGAGAGGATGGATACTACTTCACTAACCTG TGTTGTGCAGTGGCCTTTATTGAAAAGCTGGATGGTCAGTCTCTGAATTTGAGTACTGAGGAGTTTGAGCTCTACATGTCCGGACAAGCCTCTCCTCACTGGCCACAGGGAGCCAGTGCCTCCACCGAATCCCCTGGCAGCTCTGCCCTCAACCAGGTCCACAAACGCCTGGATCTTTTAACTGGTTTAGGGGAAAGGCAGGACCGCGTCATTGAGAAGGCACGGCAGCTAGAGAGTGACCTCATCGATTGGACAGATGAGGTTGAGCAAAAGGTGCAGAACGTTTTGGAGAGCTTTCCACAGGACCTTCCAAACCCAGCAACCTCCACCTCTGCATCTGCCATAGACTCTGAGAATGTAGAGAATGAGCTGCTGCCCCCACCTCTGCAACCACAAGTGTTTGCTGGTTAA
- the LOC117379778 gene encoding caspase a-like, with product MAEELAKLRTKFVSKVSKEIVNQLLDNLLEDKVINSGERESIIEEHQTTADKARQTIDTVIKKGNKASNRLIHHLQNCDPTLHEDLCKSCIYTVKNATQESQVLQEFSSTLIKSKETFWKEKQNNKDIYPVTLNSSKNRVALLITNITFADKMKNRAGAEKDEENMEKLLTDLGYEVVKYRDLTAKQMDKGLVQFSNHSKLKETDSVFVVIMSHGKLGVVLGVNFKKDPSPGEEPDELPINNIYKHLNAKNCPELVNKPKIIVIQACRGEDGGSVIVCDSVDDESAMEEDIEEDKVQRIHKEKDFIALLSSTPDTVSYRHKLEGSFLMKFTIEVFNTFAHIYDVEELFRKVMGRFEDSSHPFRQMPTKDRCTLTRKFYLYPGLNHMS from the exons ATGGCAG AAGAGCTTGCCAAATTGAGGACCAAGTTTGTGAGCAAAGTGTCAAAGGAAATAGTTAACCAGCTTCTTGACAACCTGCTGGaagacaaagtaataaactCTGGAGAGAGAGAATCAATAATAGAAGAGCATCAAACTACAGCTGACAAGGCAAGGCAAACTATAGACACTGTGATCAAGAAAGGAAATAAGGCCAGTAACAGGCTGATCCATCATCTTCAAAATTGTGACCCCACTCTCCATGAAGACCTTTGTAAGTCCTGTATTTACACTGTCAAAAACG CTACGCAGGAGTCTCAGGTCCTGCAGGAATTCTCATCCACACTTATAAAATCCAAAGAGACATTTtggaaggaaaaacaaaacaataaagat ATCTATCCAGTGACCTTAAATTCGTCAAAGAATCGTGTGGCTCTGCTCATCACTAACATCACTTTTGCggataaaatgaaaaacagagctggagcgGAGAAAGATGAAGAGAATATGGAGAAATTGCTCACTGATCTGGGATATGAAGTGGTCAAGTACAGAGACCTCACTGCAAAG CAAATGGATAAGGGCCTGGTTCAATTCTCCAACCATTCTAAGCTCAAAGAGACAGACAGTGTGTTTGTGGTCATCATGTCCCACGGCAAACTTGGGGTCGTCCTTGGTGTCAATTTCAAAAAAGATCCTTCCCCGGGAGAGGAACCAGATGAACTGCCCATTAACAACATTTACAAGCACCTGAATGCAAAAAACTGCCCTGAGCTGGTGAACAAACCCAAGATCATTGTCATCCAGGCCTGCAGAGGAG AGGATGGAGGGTCAGTGattgtgtgtgacagtgtggaTGATGAGTCTGCAATGGAAGAAGACATTGAGGAGGATAAAGTGCAGCGCATACACAAAGAAAAAGATTTTATCGCTCTTCTCTCTTCCACTCCTG atACGGTTTCATACAGACACAAATTAGAAGGCTCTTTCCTTATGAAGTTCACCATTGAAGTTTTCAATACCTTTGCTCACATCTATGATGTTGAGGAGCTCTTTCGAAAG GTCATGGGGCGATTTGAAGATTCATCTCATCCATTTAGGCAAATGCCGACTAAAGACAGATGCACTTTAACTCGTAAATTCTACTTATACCCGGGTCTCAATCATATGAGCTAA
- the stx1a gene encoding syntaxin-1A isoform X1, which produces MKDRMQELRQGKETTEEEDEVAVGMEKGFMDEFFDQVEEIRGFIETLADKVEEVKRQHSAILASPNPDEKTKAELEDLMVDIKKLANKIRSKLKSIQQTIEQEEGQNRSSADLRIRKTQHSTLSRKFVEVMSEYNTTQSDYRERCKGRIQRQLEITGRNTTNEELESMLESDNPAIFTSGIIMDNITQQAMNEIETRHNEIIKLENSIRELHDMFMDMAMLVESQGEMIDRIEYNVEHSVDYVERAVSDTKKAVKYQSKARRKKIMIIICCVILGIVVASVVGGTLG; this is translated from the exons gGGAAGGAGACaacagaggaagaggatgaagtTGCTGTGGGGATGGAGAAAGGCTTCATGGATGAGTTCTTTGACCAG GTGGAGGAGATCCGTGGGTTCATTGAGACTTTGGCAGACAAAGTGGAGGAGGTAAAGAGGCAGCACAGTGCTATACTTGCTTCACCCAACCCAGATGAAA aAACTAAGGCCGAGCtggaagatctcatggtggacatCAAGAAGCTGGCCAACAAAATCCGCTCCAAACTAAAAA GTATCCAACAAACTATAGAACAAGAAGAGGGGCAAAACAGATCATCGGCAGATCTGAGAATACGTAAGACACAG cACTCCACACTGTCCCGTAAGTTTGTGGAAGTGATGTCTGAGTACAACACCACGCAGTCAGACTACAGAGAGCGTTGCAAAGGCCGCATCCAGAGGCAACTAGAGATCA ccGGAAGAAACACAACAAATGAGGAGTTGGAGAGCATGTTAGAAAGTGACAACCCAGCTATTTTCACCTCTGGA ATCATTATGGACAACATCACACAGCAAGCAATGAATGAAATTGAGACACGGCACAACGAAATTATCAAGCTTGAGAACAGCATCCGAGAGCTGCATGACATGTTTATGGACATGGCAATGCTGGTGGAAAGTCAG GGTGAAATGATAGACCGCATAGAATATAACGTGGAGCACTCAGTAGACTATGTGGAGAGAGCAGTATCAGACACTAAGAAGGCAGTTAAATACCAAAGTAAAGCGCGAAGG AAGAAAATCATGATTATTATATGCTGTGTGATCCTGGGCATTGTCGTTGCTTCCGTAGTCGGAGGCACACTGGGCTAG
- the stx1a gene encoding syntaxin-1A isoform X3 yields MKDRMQELRQGKETTEEEDEVAVGMEKGFMDEFFDQVEEIRGFIETLADKVEEVKRQHSAILASPNPDEKTKAELEDLMVDIKKLANKIRSKLKSIQQTIEQEEGQNRSSADLRIRKTQHSTLSRKFVEVMSEYNTTQSDYRERCKGRIQRQLEITGRNTTNEELESMLESDNPAIFTSGIIMDNITQQAMNEIETRHNEIIKLENSIRELHDMFMDMAMLVESQGDLVNNIEHCVLGAQNYVENAKENIPKCKKFKKPKKGEMIDRIEYNVEHSVDYVERAVSDTKKAVKYQSKARRKKIMIIICCVILGIVVASVVGGTLG; encoded by the exons gGGAAGGAGACaacagaggaagaggatgaagtTGCTGTGGGGATGGAGAAAGGCTTCATGGATGAGTTCTTTGACCAG GTGGAGGAGATCCGTGGGTTCATTGAGACTTTGGCAGACAAAGTGGAGGAGGTAAAGAGGCAGCACAGTGCTATACTTGCTTCACCCAACCCAGATGAAA aAACTAAGGCCGAGCtggaagatctcatggtggacatCAAGAAGCTGGCCAACAAAATCCGCTCCAAACTAAAAA GTATCCAACAAACTATAGAACAAGAAGAGGGGCAAAACAGATCATCGGCAGATCTGAGAATACGTAAGACACAG cACTCCACACTGTCCCGTAAGTTTGTGGAAGTGATGTCTGAGTACAACACCACGCAGTCAGACTACAGAGAGCGTTGCAAAGGCCGCATCCAGAGGCAACTAGAGATCA ccGGAAGAAACACAACAAATGAGGAGTTGGAGAGCATGTTAGAAAGTGACAACCCAGCTATTTTCACCTCTGGA ATCATTATGGACAACATCACACAGCAAGCAATGAATGAAATTGAGACACGGCACAACGAAATTATCAAGCTTGAGAACAGCATCCGAGAGCTGCATGACATGTTTATGGACATGGCAATGCTGGTGGAAAGTCAG GGTGACCTGGTGAACAACATTGAGCATTGTGTTTTAGGGGCTCAGAATTATGTGGAAAATGCAAAAGAGAACATCCCTAAatgcaaaaagtttaaaaagcctAAAAAG GGTGAAATGATAGACCGCATAGAATATAACGTGGAGCACTCAGTAGACTATGTGGAGAGAGCAGTATCAGACACTAAGAAGGCAGTTAAATACCAAAGTAAAGCGCGAAGG AAGAAAATCATGATTATTATATGCTGTGTGATCCTGGGCATTGTCGTTGCTTCCGTAGTCGGAGGCACACTGGGCTAG
- the stx1a gene encoding syntaxin-1A isoform X2, whose protein sequence is MKDRMQELRQGKETTEEEDEVAVGMEKGFMDEFFDQVEEIRGFIETLADKVEEVKRQHSAILASPNPDEKTKAELEDLMVDIKKLANKIRSKLKSIQQTIEQEEGQNRSSADLRIRKTQHSTLSRKFVEVMSEYNTTQSDYRERCKGRIQRQLEITGRNTTNEELESMLESDNPAIFTSGIIMDNITQQAMNEIETRHNEIIKLENSIRELHDMFMDMAMLVESQGDLVNNIEHCVLGAQNYVENAKENIPKCKKFKKPKKKVFLIGGCIAVCLGIVIISLAVGLA, encoded by the exons gGGAAGGAGACaacagaggaagaggatgaagtTGCTGTGGGGATGGAGAAAGGCTTCATGGATGAGTTCTTTGACCAG GTGGAGGAGATCCGTGGGTTCATTGAGACTTTGGCAGACAAAGTGGAGGAGGTAAAGAGGCAGCACAGTGCTATACTTGCTTCACCCAACCCAGATGAAA aAACTAAGGCCGAGCtggaagatctcatggtggacatCAAGAAGCTGGCCAACAAAATCCGCTCCAAACTAAAAA GTATCCAACAAACTATAGAACAAGAAGAGGGGCAAAACAGATCATCGGCAGATCTGAGAATACGTAAGACACAG cACTCCACACTGTCCCGTAAGTTTGTGGAAGTGATGTCTGAGTACAACACCACGCAGTCAGACTACAGAGAGCGTTGCAAAGGCCGCATCCAGAGGCAACTAGAGATCA ccGGAAGAAACACAACAAATGAGGAGTTGGAGAGCATGTTAGAAAGTGACAACCCAGCTATTTTCACCTCTGGA ATCATTATGGACAACATCACACAGCAAGCAATGAATGAAATTGAGACACGGCACAACGAAATTATCAAGCTTGAGAACAGCATCCGAGAGCTGCATGACATGTTTATGGACATGGCAATGCTGGTGGAAAGTCAG GGTGACCTGGTGAACAACATTGAGCATTGTGTTTTAGGGGCTCAGAATTATGTGGAAAATGCAAAAGAGAACATCCCTAAatgcaaaaagtttaaaaagcctAAAAAG AAAGTGTTCCTAATTGGAGGATGCATTGCTGTTTGTCTGGGCATTGTAATTATTTCCCTGGCAGTGGGTCTTGCTTGA